One Periophthalmus magnuspinnatus isolate fPerMag1 chromosome 8, fPerMag1.2.pri, whole genome shotgun sequence genomic window carries:
- the moto gene encoding uncharacterized protein moto — protein MDLEANLNAGCGSNGSVSFISIPSVALQEPENGSYVPWSHNAHDDPYELINCAQNHLKNRKPSDVTDDGESELQGLVSNILDEAVSQDSLYSNGSLDQCSNNIWSPKILRDELLQYFQPEAKTQSNSNFALSNYTSLDAVSKPQGQAGNKETENISAPPCNGLNTNQQMLFNLPNVIQNSFSHSQKPPPGLQLPPVMANSYLQLQPNNYENGPLSKDRANGENIGNFSDFNHVFRPQNDTNGSDLFYKDHYNQLMDKPATANKQYTSQDLNQLVSSFLSFVTSEQDNTKFANVREDNMTDTWESPDTCMQTNRSAYMQGPLVTDFGIERTNGKRNQLFKRDSLQDLSTYNLQNSEYPPQQNLVMGNHNKILQRDNTTHSFAMNDYQKHQVQQSLSNFKPQMQKEKKRMADYFGDTYTIRHPTENFPEEKRPALSQSSFYDQPQRFNGENNMIGPQFRPLVYAGNDPRRRPNQIPNPNFSSRGSLVYRGGVPNMDMTDMMSTNEMSQFTPGLNGVMDRREGTYHCMSPTLIPTPMTQGGPVLQLYFYLDKCYEQWKSLEKERKKTEIVLSKTFLGKRTPAVPNSSLPKTPPNPTRVDHLIVAQMREQARVSSLFVKMEYLSKLSLSANIYSALSKHNMAIYVTSARRKEEILHMSQSQREHFTEDRDTMMLMTALKDLAAATRKLRTAVLCALQMTLPKPVPKPEPPICEEEQDERGPAPSDGYSYRL, from the exons ATGGATTTAGAA gCCAATTTGAACGCTGGCTGTGGAAGCAATGGAAGTGTTTCGTTCATTTCCATTCCCAGCGTCGCTTTGCAGGAGCCTGAGAACGGCTCCTATGTCCCCTGGTCTCACAATGCTCATGATGACCCCTATGAACTGATCAACTGTGCACAAAACCACCTCAAAAACAG AAAACCCTCTGATGTTACTGATGATGGAGAGAGTGAGCTGCAAGGACTGGTCTCCAATATTTTAGATGAAGCTGTTTCACAGGACAGCCTCTATAGTAATGG AAGCCTGGATCAGTGCAGCAACAATATCTGGTCTCCAAAAATACTACGAGATGAACTGCTACAGTATTTTCAACCAGAGGCCAAAACTCAATCCAACTCTAACTTTGCCCTTAGCAACTACACTTCCCTTGATGCCGTTAGTAAACCACAGGGACAGGCAGGGAacaaagagactgaaaatattAGTGCGCCCCCATGTAACGGTTTGAACACCAATCAACAGATGCTTTTTAATTTACCAAATGTAATCCAGAACAGCTTTTCACACTCTCAAAAACCACCCCCTGGTCTCCAACTCCCTCCTGTTATGGCCAATAGCTACCTGCAGCTACAACCAAATAATTATGAAAATGGGCCCCTCAGTAAGGACAGAGCGAATGGGGAAAATATTGGAAACTTCTCTGATTTTAACCACGTATTTAGACCTCAAAATGATACAAATGGTAGTGATTTGTTTTATAAAGACCACTACAATCAACTCATGGACAAACCAGCGACTGCCAATAAGCAGTACACCTCTCAAGATCTCAACCAGCTCGTGAGCAGTTTCCTCTCCTTTGTTACCAGTGAACAAGACAATACCAAGTTTGCAAATGTGCGTGAAGACAACATGACTGACACATGGGAGAGTCCAGATACTTGTATGCAGACTAATCGTTCGGCGTACATGCAAGGACCACTAGTTACAGATTTTGGGATAGAGAGAACCAACGGAAAAAGGAACCAACTGTTCAAGCGGGATTCACTTCAAGATTTGTCAACTTACAACTTGCAAAATTCAGAGTACCCACCACAACAGAACCTTGTAATGGGGAATCACAATAAGATATTACAAAGAGACAATACTACACACTCTTTTGCCATGAACGACTATCAAAAGCATCAAGTCCAACAGAGCCTGTCAAATTTCAAACCACAAAtgcagaaggagaagaagaggatggCTGATTATTTTGGCGATACTTACACCATCCGACATCCAACTGAAAACTTCCCAGAAGAGAAACGTCCAGCTCTATCCCAAAGCAGTTTCTATGACCAGCCTCAAAGATTCAACGGAGAAAACAACATGATTGGTCCACAGTTCAGGCCACTTGTGTACGCTGGAAATGACCCAAGAAGACGCCCTAATCAAATCCCAAACCCCAACTTTAGTTCTAGAGGTTCACTAGTGTACAGAGGAGGAGTCCCAAATATGGATATGACTGATATGATGTCGACCAATGAGATGTCACAATTCACCCCTGGTTTGAATGGTGTAATGGACAGAAGAGAAGGCACCTATCACTGCATGTCCCCCACCCTTATCCCCACCCCCATGACCCAAGGGGGACCAGTTCTCCAGCTGTACTTCTACCTGGATAAGTGCTACGAGCAATGGAAGAGtttggagaaggagagaaaaaag ACGGAGATTGTCCTCTCAAAGACTTTTCTTGGCAAACGGACCCCGGCGGTCCCAAACTCCAGTCTACCCAAAACTCCCCCAAACCCCACCAGAGTCGACCATCTTATCGTCGCTCAGATGAGGGAACAAGCCCGG GTGTCTTCACTTTTTGTCAAGATGGAGTATCTGTCCAAACTCTCCTTGAGCGCCAACATCTACAGCGCCCTGAGCAAGCACAACATGGCCATCTATGTGACCAGCGCCCGCCGCAAAGAGGAGATCCTCCACATGTCCCAGAGCCAACGAGAGCATTTCACTGAGGACAGAG ACACCATGATGTTGATGACTGCACTGAAGGATCTTGCTGCTGCCACTCGCAAACTGCGCACAGCCGTGCTGTGTGCGCTGCAGATGACCCTCCCAAAGCCTGTGCCAAAACCAGAGCCCCCTATTTGcgaggaggagcaggacgagAGGGGCCCTGCTCCTTCTGATGGGTACTCCTACAGGCTATAG
- the map3k3 gene encoding mitogen-activated protein kinase kinase kinase 3: MNERQALHSIMKDLVALQMTRRQPILSYDVGKPKPSAPVNRQDDVRIKFEFSGERRILMFGRPVQFEEVLQKVKSVFGQQLDLHYMNNELSIPLKSQDDLDKAIDLLDRSSNMKSIRILLLTPEHSNTVSCSHPVPCKQVRISTSQSTGDSTAYQPPESRGRQHSTGSQNTGRSSPPPGYVPERQQRIARQGSYTSINSEGEFIPETSDQCVMDPWSSAENSVSGSCQSLDSNSDSPSLRKSRMHRAKSYPDNRLECSDRENHMYDRIVGKGGTYPRRYHVSVHHKDHSEGRRTFPRIRRPQGNLFTLVPSRRSLNGSEESLGSWQLVDAQGRLRPQERTVNHKSPSAPVTWRRGKLLGQGAFGQVYLCYDVDTGRELAAKQVQFDPDSPETSKEVSALECEIQLLKNLHHDRIVQYYGCLRDHCEKTLTIFMEYMPGGSVKDQLKAYGALTENVTRKYTRQILEGMSYLHSNMIVHRDIKGANILRDSVGNVKLGDFGASKRLQTICMSGTGIRSVTGTPYWMSPEVISGEGYGRKADVWSLGCTVVEMLTEKPPWAEYEAMAAIFKIATQPTKPLLPLHCSEQARDFIHYIFVEAKQRPSAEELLRHPFSHILC, translated from the exons GATGATGTGAGGATAAAGTTTGAATTTTCCGGCGAGAGGAG AATCCTCATGTTTGGGCGGCCAGTGCAGTTTGAGGAAGTCCTGCAGAAAGTCAAGAGCGTGTTTGGTCAGCAACTGGATCTACATTATATGAACAATGAG TTGTCAATCCCTCTCAAAAGTCAAGATGACCTGGACAAAGCCATAGACCTGCTGGACCGGAGCTCCAACATGAAAAGCATTCGGATTCTGCTGCTGACACCAGAACACTCCAAT ACTGTGTCCTGCTCACACCCAGTGCCCTGTAAACAGGTGAGGATCAGTACCTCACAGTCAACTGGAGACAGCACCGCATACCAGCCTCCAGAGTCCAGGGGGCGCCAGCATTCAACCG GGTCCCAGAACACAGGCCGCAGTTCTCCTCCTCCGGGCTACGTTCCTGAGCGTCAGCAGAGGATTGCTCGTCAGGGCTCCTACACCTCCATCAACAGTGAGGGAGAGTTCATCCCAGAGACCAGCGACCAGTGT GTGATGGATCCTTGGAGCAGTGCCGAAAACTCCGTCTCTGGAAGTTGTCAGTCTTTGGACAGCAATTCAGACAG TCCATCACTGAGGAAGTCCAGGATGCACCGGGCCAAGAGCTATCCCGACAACAGACTGGAATGCTCAG ACCGGGAGAATCACATGTATGACAGGATTGTGGGTAAAGGAGGCACATATCCGCGGAGGTACCATGTTTCTGTTCATCATAAAGACCACAGTGAAG GTCGGCGAACATTTCCTCGAATACGGCGTCCACAGGGAAACCTCTTCACCCTTGTCCCGTCGCGGAGGTCGCTCAACGGGAGTGAGGAGAGCTTAGGGAGCTGGCAGCTAGTGGACGCTCAGggaaggctccgcccacaagaaCGCACTGTCAACCATAAAT CTCCCAGTGCTCCGGTGACCTGGCGCAGGGGAAAACTCTTGGGGCAGGGGGCGTTTGGGCAGGTCTATCTGTGCTATGATGTGGACACTGGACGAGAACTGGCTGCTAAACAGGTCCAGTTTGACCCCGACAGTCCAGAAACAAGCAAG GAGGTCAGTGCTCTGGAGTGTGAAATCCAGTTGCTGAAAAACCTACATCATGATCGCATAGTGCAGTATTACGGCTGTCTGAGGGACCACTGCGAGAAGACCCTCACCATTTTCATGGAGTACATGCCTGGG GGATCAGTGAAAGACCAGCTGAAGGCTTATGGGGCTCTGACTGAAAATGTGACGAGGAAATACACCAGACAAATCCTAGAGGGCATGTCCTATCTCCATAGCAACATGATTGTGCACAGAGACATCAAAG GGGCCAATATCTTGCGGGACTCAGTGGGAAATGTGAAGTTAGGGGACTTTGGAGCCAGTAAGAGGCTGCAGACCATTTGTATGTCAGGCACGGGGATCCGCTCTGTGACTGGCACTCCCTACTGGATGAGCCCGGAAGTGATCAGTGGAGAGGGCTATGGTAGAAAGGCAGACGTCTG GAGTCTTGGCTGCACTGTGGTGGAGATGTTGACAGAGAAGCCTCCCTGGGCTGAATATGAAGCCATGGCGGCCATTTTCAAGATCGCTACTCAGCCCACCAAGCCCCTGCTCCCCCTGCATTGCTCTGAACAGGCTCGGGACTTtatccactacatttttgtggAAGCCAAGCAGAGGCCCAGTGCGGAGGAGTTGCTCAGACACCCCTTCTCCCACATACTGTGCTGA
- the ccdc43 gene encoding coiled-coil domain-containing protein 43: MAAPSSSTGEFESWLNERLESLEVDREVYGAYILGVLQEEESDEEKEDALQGILSAFLEEDITEDICKEIIKQWTDFCSRNSTKQDGEDVEVQAIASLIEKQAQIVVKQKEVSEESKKRKEALLAQYANVTDEEDEGEEEEAASANPNPCSEKSLFRNTNVEEVLNRQKQKRDQAREDAQKKKETDKMQREKDKLAKQDRKEKEKKRTQKGERKR, from the exons ATGGCGGCGCCCTCGTCCAGCACCGGGGAGTTTGAAAGCTGGCTAAATGAGCGGCTGGAATCGCTCGAAGTGGACCGGGAGGTGTATGGAGCGTATATTTTAGGGGTCCTGCAGGAAGAGGAGAGCGACGAGGAGAAGGAGGACGCTCTGCAGGGCATTTTATCCGCTTTTCTG GAGGAGGACATTACGGAAGACATTTGCAAAGAGATCATAAAACAGTGGACAGACTTCTGCAGCCGAAACtcaacaaaacaagatggagaAGACG TGGAGGTGCAGGCCATCGCCAGCCTCATAGAAAAACAGGCTCAAATCGTGGTGAAACAAAAGGAGGTTTCTGAAGAGTCCAAAAAGAGGAAAGAAGCTCTGCTGGCCCAGTACGCCAATGTGACCGACGAAGAGGA tgaaggggaagaggaggaggcagccaGTGCAAACCCAAATCCTTGCAGTGAGAAAT CCTTGTTCAGAAACACCAACGTGGAGGAGGTACTGAACCGACAGAAGCAGAAGAGAGACCAGGCTCGTGAGGACGCGCAGAAGAAGAAGGAAACGGACAAAATGCAACGAGAGAAGGACAAACTGGCCAAGCAAGACcgcaaagagaaggagaagaaacgCACACAGAAGGGAGAACGCAAGAGATAA